From Candidatus Omnitrophota bacterium, one genomic window encodes:
- a CDS encoding tetratricopeptide repeat protein, with translation MRNLMLILAFLLLSPMSPAPVRAETVILKTGEKVEGKILEKGDSYIKVDFFGVPLTYYLIDIESIDGQPVNSGQTAASPGDPAENQAASGNQVLTKPYTAKESMRQAISYSLRGDYENAMNMYVDAVYLDPSIHLAMFLRGAAQDKAGKRADALHAYVLVFNVHQLYYLKIFYARWVVYRQPGLLEQAVLGLDSKIKNDPADHAAYNARGFLYIL, from the coding sequence ATGAGAAACCTAATGTTAATATTGGCCTTTTTGCTTCTTTCCCCTATGAGCCCAGCGCCTGTTCGCGCCGAGACGGTAATCTTGAAGACCGGGGAAAAGGTCGAAGGGAAGATCCTTGAAAAAGGCGATAGTTATATAAAAGTTGATTTCTTCGGCGTGCCCCTTACCTACTATTTGATCGACATTGAGAGCATTGACGGCCAACCAGTCAATTCCGGACAAACAGCCGCATCCCCCGGGGATCCGGCGGAAAATCAAGCGGCTTCCGGCAATCAGGTATTAACTAAGCCCTATACCGCCAAAGAGTCAATGCGGCAAGCGATCTCATATTCCTTGAGAGGCGACTATGAAAACGCGATGAATATGTATGTGGACGCGGTATACCTTGATCCCAGCATACATCTGGCGATGTTCCTTAGGGGCGCTGCGCAGGATAAGGCGGGAAAACGGGCGGACGCGTTGCACGCTTATGTGCTTGTTTTTAATGTCCACCAACTGTATTATTTGAAAATCTTTTATGCCCGGTGGGTTGTTTACAGGCAGCCCGGACTTTTGGAACAGGCCGTTTTGGGCCTCGACAGTAAAATAAAAAATGACCCGGCGGACCACGCCGCGTACAACGCAAGGGGTTTTTTATATATCCTGG